Proteins from one Eriocheir sinensis breed Jianghai 21 chromosome 27, ASM2467909v1, whole genome shotgun sequence genomic window:
- the LOC127004086 gene encoding beta-1,3-galactosyltransferase brn-like — translation MICCYKSVMPRRRTLPWIWLGLVLAFFYMSGLYQYLLAWSYTSYYTHWGPPYPLAPLMTQLKAGEEVSVKPVNEFTFPYTYLNEKCKGKDSVRLMYVVKSAIVNFDKRKAIRNSWGFESRFSDVEIRTVFLVGMSVHESNSQKLLEKEIEEHKDIIQADFVDSYFNNTVKTMMGLHWTYHFCHNVKYFLFVDDDYYVSTRNMLRFLRNPSNYPQYLDKYIVTAMNEYQEDLYAGYVFDNSAPIRWIFSKWYMSLDEYPYSKWPPYVTAGAYVLSRKSLEDLYFGSIYTNHFRFDDVFLGMAAKKAGIKPFHHKEFYFYRKLYDKEGFKWVIASHGFDSPQEIQQVWNEQRSAGNA, via the coding sequence aTGATATGTTGTTACAAGAGCGTTATGCCAAGGCGACGTACTCTACCATGGATCTGGCTTGGGCTTGTGCTGGCATTTTTTTATATGAGTGGCTTGTACCAGTACCTGCTTGCCTGGTCATACACAAGTTATTATACACACTGGGGACCCCCCTACCCCCTGGCACCTCTAATGACCCAACTTAAGGCAGGGGAAGAGGTTAGTGTAAAGCCTGTGAATGAATTTACATTCCCTTACACATACCTGAATGAAAAGTGCAAAGGTAAAGACTCTGTACGACTTATGTATGTTGTGAAATCTGCAATAGTAAATtttgataaaagaaaagcgaTTCGTAATTCTTGGGGTTTTGAAAGTCGCTTCTCAGATGTGGAGATACGAACAGTTTTCCTCGTTGGCATGAGTGTACATGAATCAAACTCTCAGAAGTTGctggaaaaggaaattgaagaacaCAAAGATATTATTCAGGCTGATTTTGTTGACTCTTATTTCAATAATACAGTAAAAACTATGATGGGACTACACTGGACATACCATTTCTGTCACAATGTTAAGTATTTTCTGTTtgttgatgatgattattatgtGTCAACCAGAAATATGTTACGTTTTTTGAGGAATCCCAGTAACTATCCTCAGTACCTGGATAAGTACATTGTGACAGCCATGAATGAGTACCAGGAAGACTTATACGCAGGTTATGTGTTTGACAACTCGGCACCCATCAGATGGATATTCAGCAAGTGGTACATGTCACTTGACGAATACCCTTACTCCAAATGGCCTCCTTATGTCACCGCCGGCGCTTACGTGTTGTCCAGGAAGAGCCTTGAAGACTTGTATTTTGGCAGTATTTACACCAATCACTTCCGCTTTGATGACGTATTCCTTGGGATGGCAGCAAAGAAGGCAGGCATCAAGCCTTTCCACCACAAGGAGTTTTATTTTTACCGCAAGCTCTATGATAAGGAAGGGTTCAAGTGGGTTATTGCCTCCCATGGTTTTGACAGTCCTCAGGAGATTCAGCAAGTGTGGAATGAACAGAGGTCTGCTGGAAATGCTTAA
- the LOC127004083 gene encoding general transcription factor IIH subunit 2-like codes for MNEEEDPKEYRWESGYEKTWETIQEDESGRLEPSVTEIIQRTKRRKLLDREASVRLGIMRHVYIILDYSQAMMEQDLKPTRQICTLKILEDFIKEFHDQNPISQLGIITTQNKVAKRNSDLSNNPQRHLDCLKKLKDVPCRGEPSLQNALEVALSSLRHLPPHTSREILIIYAALTTCDPGEIGVTLQKVQDSNIRVSVVGLAAELHVCKDITKTTGGSFSVSINDLHLKELINEHLEPPPASTKMDHTLIKVGFPHQINADAKPALCMCHLDDLPPLNTHGYYCPQCTAKYCDLPAECRVCGLMLVTAPHLARSYRHLFPLKHFSEIPAKENSAKECYGCQKTFTETAADKNVYVCRTCQQVFCFNCDIFLHETVHSCPGCASNPTISQYTNT; via the exons atgaacgaggaggaagacCCTAAGGAATACCGCTGGGAGAGTGGCTACGAGAAGACATG GGAGACCATACAGGAAGACGAGTCCGGGCGCTTGGAGCCTTCGGTGACGGAGATCATACAgcggacgaagagaaggaagctgctgGACCGGGAGGCAAGCGTGCGTCTTGGTATCATGAGACATGTTTACATTATTCTTGACTACTCCCAGGCCATGATGGAGCAGGACCTCAAGCCCACACGCCAGATATGCACACTCAAG ATTCTGGAAGACTTCATCAAGGAGTTTCATGACCAGAACCCCATCAGCCAGCTGGGCATCATCACAACACAGAACAAGGTTGCCAAGAGGAACAGTGATCTCAGTAATAACCCTCAACGCCACCTTGAT TGCCTCAAGAAATTGAAAGATGTGCCGTGTCGAGGAGAGCCATCACTACAGAATGCCCTTGAAGTGGCCCTCAGTTCCTTACGGCACCTGCCCCCCCACACATCAAGAGAAATCCTGATCATCTATGCGGCCCTAACAACTTGTGACCCTGGGGAGATTGGTGTTACTTTACAG AAAGTACAAGATTCCAACATAAGAGTGTCTGTGGTTGGTTTGGCTGCAGAGCTACATGTGTGCAAAGACATAACTAAAACCACAGGtgggtctttctctgtctcaatCAATGACCTCCACTTGAAAGAGCTCATCAATGAACACCTGGAGCCTCCGCCCGCCTCTACGAAGATGGATCACACCCTCATCAAGGTTGGCTTCCCTCACCAGATTAATGCTGATGCCAAACCAGCCCTCTGCATGTG TCATCTGGATGACCTTCCTCCACTCAACACCCATGGTTACTACTGCCCACAATGCACTGCCAAGTACTGTGACTTGCCAGCAGAGTGTCGGGTGTGTGGCCTCATGCTGGTCACTGCACCTCACCTTGCACGTTCCTACAG aCATCTCTTTCCACTGAAGCATTTTAGCGAAATACCAGCCAAAGAGAATTCTGCCAAGGAGTGCTACGGCTGTCAGAAAACCTTCACTGAAACAGCTGCTGATAAAAAT GTGTATGTGTGCAGGACATGCCAGCAAGTGTTCTGCTTCAACTGTGACATCTTCCTGCATGAGACTGTTCATTCATGTCCTGGCTGTGCCTCCAACCCAACCATATCACAGTACACCAACACCTGA